A window of the Zeugodacus cucurbitae isolate PBARC_wt_2022May chromosome 2, idZeuCucr1.2, whole genome shotgun sequence genome harbors these coding sequences:
- the LOC105209430 gene encoding probable multidrug resistance-associated protein lethal(2)03659, protein MNRTRKKIERPKNPYPTVNLLSRWSFWWMRDIFRLGLKGPLREEDLYQNRESLDSGRLTDKFSKLWEQERMRKKPSILRVIGRAYGSVFLPLGVLYSITESICKAIQPLLLGGLVAYFVEGQTTTTELDAYKLAAGIVLCSVIPVFTFHPFIFYIFQVGTKIRIGLSGLIYRKCLQISKNASNDGLRGRAINILSNDVGRFDVALAFLHDLWKGPTESILIGYLMYREIGISAVIGVAFMLSFIPLQAYVGKKAAYYRRRTAERTDLRVKLMNEIIQGIQVIKMYAWENSFAKLIADIRYKEVRAIKGTSYIHAALSCTSMISPLSVFLALVSYIYLGDSLTAKRVYTVSSYFNMLNDSMVHFWPLAITFVSEATVSAKRVREFLQDGDAATTPVLKTDKKHLTKKYNNEKNEKVELNGNVSEGENFGELANGREIHPHAERKGVEIRNVSATWDADTPTDGKGNVALSELNVKIGERALVAIVGPVGAGKSTLLNALLGEVKINSGQIVINGGLSYAAQEPWVFEGTVRDNIVFVDSYNERRYKKVIKACALERDLELMPNGDLTIVGERGVSLSGGQKARVNLARAIYHKADIYLLDDPLSAVDTHVGKHIFERCITEFLYDKIVILVTHQLQYLFEVEQLILMNSGRIEAQGRYQDLQKNEKCQFLLMQATYEIPNEDADTTDALSVDSRMSRSESEKSMEHHQLLHADEAPVEDIHQEQQAVGSVKLDVYMSYFKALESPILLLIIVALFICARFMLTGVDYFLSRWVIWEEKVSIANATPMSSVQESNVTLSANDTLSNHTTVRSVENEEAVRQELVIFYAIILGSTMVVYILRTFGFFRMCIRISLKLHDRLFRGITRTSMYFFNVNSSGRILNRFAKDIRTVDTDVPHTLLDCIAFAIDISGVLIIVAIANYWLLVPAAFIVAFLFLFRYIYVNTSRSVKRIESITRSPIYSLTNQTFQGLSTIRALKAESALDAEFHDYMNGNTCAWFLFISCTRAFALWSDFLCVLYIAAVTFSFLVLHNQFNSGDVGLAILHSMTMIGMCQWGMRQTAELENDMTSVERILEYTQQPQEPPLHTEPSKKPKGEWPSEGRIEFQDLKLRYSPKDSYVLKGLNFVIAPQEKIGIVGRTGAGKSSIIQSLFRLACNEGAILVDGVDIEQLGLHDLRSKISIIPQDPVLFSGTLRYNLDPMEERTDAEVWKALEDVELRGHVSTLIGGIACRMYDGGANFSVGQRQLVCLARAILRNNKILILDEATANVDPETDKLIQKTIRTKFAKCTVLTIAHRLHTVMDTDRVLVMDAGQMVELGHPYELLQQPNGFLRQLAEHTGIAMTNLLMNAAEESYQQKKKDL, encoded by the exons gtgGATGCGCGATATCTTCCGTTTGGGTTTGAAGGGTCCGCTAAGAGAGGAGGATTTATATCAGAATCGTGAATCGTTAGATAGCGGAAGGCTCACTGATAAGTTCAGCAAGCTGTGGGAACAGGAACGTATGCGCAAGAAACCCAGTATTTTGCGTGTGATTGGACGTGCCTATGGATCAGTATTTTTGCCGCTCGGCGTGCTTTATTCCATCACTGAATCGATTTGCAA aGCCATACAACCGCTGTTGCTAGGCGGTCTGGTCGCCTACTTTGTCGAAGGTcagacaacaacaaccgaaTTGGACGCTTACAAACTCGCCGCCGGAATTGTGCTATGTTCTGTGATACCAGTTTTTACGTTTCATCcgtttatattttacatatttcaagTGGGCACTAAAATAAGAATCGGCCTATCGGGTCTAATATATCGCAAATGCTTGCAAATCTCGAAAAATGCCAGTAACGATGGGTTACGCGGTCGTGCCATAAATATACTTTCAAACGATGTGGGTCGCTTTGATGTGGCGCTGGCCTTTCTGCATGATCTGTGGAAGGGACCAACCGAGTCGATACTTATCGGCTATCTTATGTATCGTGAGATTGGTATCTCAGCAGTTATTGGCGTGGCCTTCATGTTGAGCTTTATACCCTTACAGGCTTATGTCGGCAAGAAAGCGGCCTATTACCGACGTAGAACTGCCGAACGTACGGATTTGCGCGTAAAGTTGATGAATGAAATTATACAGGGTATACAGGTGATCAAAATGTATGCTTGGGAGAATTCGTTTGCCAAACTTATAGCGGATATACGATATAAAGAGGTGCGCGCCATCAAGGGTACCTCGTATATACACGCGGCGCTCAGTTGTACCTCTATGATATCACCGTTATCAGTTTTTCTCGCCTTGGTTTCGTACATTTATCTCGGCGACTCGTTGACGGCGAAACGCGTGTATACGGTATCTTCCTATTTCAACATGTTGAACGATTCGATGGTACACTTTTGGCCATTGGCGATCACATTCGTATCAGAGGCAACGGTATCGGCGAAACGTGTGCGCGAATTCCTACAAGATGGCGATGCGGCCACAACGCCCGTATTGAAAACTGATAAGAAACATTTGACGAAGAAGTACAACAATGAGAAGAATGAGAAAGTTGAGCTTAATGGCAACGTGAGTGAAGGAGAGAATTTCGGCGAACTTGCCAACGGACGTGAAATACATCCGCACGCGGAACGTAAGGGCGTCGAGATACGAAATGTTAGCGCTACATGGGATGCAGATACACCGACGGATGGAAAGGGAAACGTCGCACTTTCGGAGCTAAATGTGAAAATTGGTGAGCGCGCTTTGGTAGCCATCGTGGGTCCTGTTGGTGCGGGCAAATCGACTTTATTAAATGCACTGTTGGGTGAGGTTAAAATTAATTCCGGACAAATTGTGATCAACGGCGGATTATCGTATGCGGCGCAAGAACCTTGGGTTTTCGAGGGCACTGTACGCGATAATATAGTGTTTGTGGATTCGTACAATGAACGACGTTATAAGAAAGTCATAAAAGCATGTGCATTGGAACGTGATTTGGAGCTGATGCCGAATGGTGATTTAACAATTGTCGGTGAGCGTGGCGTTAGCTTGAGTGGTGGACAAAAGGCGCGCGTTAATTTGGCACGTGCAATTTACCACAAAGCAGACATATATCTGCTGGACGATCCACTTTCAGCTGTGGACACACACGTTGGAAAACACATATTCGAACGTTGCATTACCGAGTTTCTCTATGATAAGATAGTCATATTGGTGACTCATCAACTGCAATATCTTTTCGAAGTGGAACAGCTGATACTCATGAACTCGGGCCGCATTGAGGCACAGGGCAGATATCAGGATTTGCAGAAAAATGAAAAGTGTCAGTTCCTATTGATGCAAGCGACGTATGAGATACCTAATGAAGATGCCGATACAACAGATGCGCTTAGCGTAGATAGTCGCATGTCGCGCAGTGAATCGGAGAAGAGCATGGAGCATCATCAGCTGCTGCATGCGGATGAAGCACCAGTCGAGGATATACACCAAGAGCAACAGGCCGTAGGTTCTGTGAAATTGGATGTCTACATGTCATACTTCAAAGCCTTAGAAAGTCCCATACTACTTCTGATAATCGTAGCATTATTTATTTGCGCGCGATTTATGCTCACTGGTGTCGATTACTTTTTGTCTAGATG GGTTATTTGGGAAGAAAAAGTTTCGATAgccaatgccacgcccatgaGCAGCGTGCAAGAAAGTAATGTCACCTTATCGGCAAACGACACTCTGAGCAATCATACCACCGTACGTAGCGTGGAAAATGAGGAAGCAGTGCGTCAGGAGTTGGTCATTTTCTATGCAATTATACTAGGTTCCACAATGGTTGTTTACATACTGCGTACATTCGGTTTCTTCCGCATGTGTATACGTATATCGCTCAAACTGCACGATCGTCTCTTCCGCGGCATCACACGCACAAGCATGTATTTCTTCAATGTCAACTCATCTGGCAGAATACTAAATCGTTTTGCTAAGGATATACGCACTGTGGATACCGATGTGCCACATACATTATTGGACTGTATAGCG tttGCTATTGACATCTCTGGCGTGCTGATAATAGTAGCCATTGCCAATTATTGGTTATTAGTGCCGGCAGCATTTATTGTCGCTTTCCTCTTTCTATTCCGTTACATCTATGTGAACACCAGTCGTAGCGTTAAGCGCATCGAATCTATTA CACGTAGTCCAATATATTCCTTGACCAATCAGACATTTCAAGGACTTAGCACGATACGCGCTTTAAAAGCTGAATCGGCACTGGATGCGGAATTTCACGATTACATGAATGGCAACACATGCGCCTGGTTTCTGTTCATCTCCTGTACACGCGCCTTTGCGCTGTGGTCGGACTTCTTGTGCGTACTCTACATTGCAGCGGTGACTTTCAGTTTTCTCGTCTTACACAATCAGTTCAATAGCGGTGATGTAGGTTTGGCCATATTACATTCGATGACCATGATCGGTATGTGTCAATGGGGTATGCGACAGACGGCGGAATTGGAAAACGATATGACCAGCGTGGAACGTATACTCGAGTATACGCAACAGCCACAAGAACCGCCGCTACACACAGAGCCGAGCAAGAAACCGAAAGGTGAATGGCCCAGTGAAGGACGCATTGAGTTCCAAGACTTGAAATTGCGTTATTCGCCAAAGGACTCGTATGTGCTGAAAGGCTTGAATTTTGTCATAGCACCACAGGAGAAGATCGGTATTGTTGGTCGAACTGGTGCGGGAAAATCTTCCATTATACAATCACTCTTTCGTTTGGCCTGCAATGAGGGTGCGATACTCGTGGACGGTGTTGATATCGAGCAACTTGGCTTACACGATTTGAGAAGTAAAATATCGATAATACCACAAGATCCTGTATTATTCTCGGGTACTCTGCGCTATAATTTGGATCCCATGGAAGAGCGCACTGATGCGGAAGTGTGGAAGGCATTGGAAGATGTGGAATTGCGTGGACATGTGTCGACACTGATAGGCGGTATTGCGTGTCGCATGTATGATGGTGGTGCGAATTTCAGTGTGGGTCAACGGCAACTGGTTTGTTTGGCACGCGCCATACTCAGGAACAATAAGATACTTATATTGGACGAGGCTACGGCTAATGTGGATCCAGA AACTGATAAACTGATACAAAAAACTATTCGCACCAAATTTGCCAAATGCACAGTGTTAACAATAGCCCACCGTCTGCACACCGTAATGGACACTGATCGTGTTTTGGTCATGGATGCCGGACAAATGGTGGAACTGGGCCATCCATATGAACTATTGCAGCAACCGAACGGTTTTCTACGACAATTAGCCGAACACACTGGTATCGCTATGACGAATTTGTTGATGAATGCAGCCGAGGAGAGTTACCAACAAAAGAAGAAAGATTTATAA